Proteins encoded by one window of Arachis ipaensis cultivar K30076 chromosome B04, Araip1.1, whole genome shotgun sequence:
- the LOC107635287 gene encoding uncharacterized protein LOC107635287 has protein sequence METTSLSSHFILTRHLVPSSRSHKHKQFLQPQQNQHQLSLRFKCSSSNNDNSSGLNSSSVQAPTDSANDSAAVGVRFRRRSSRRQSRKQENNNNDGGVATRMGNVKSAPKKKWEEMTLNEKAVELYMGEKGALFWLNKFAYASIFIMIGAWILFRFVGPALNLYQLDSQPLNPSDVFKGS, from the coding sequence ATGGAAACAACCTCTCTCTCTTCACACTTCATTCTCACTAGACATCTCGTTCCATCATCAAGAAGCCACAAACACAAACAATTCTTACAACCCCAACAAAATCAACACCAACTTTCTCTCAGATTCAAATGCAGCAGCAGCAACAATGACAACAGTAGTGGTTTAAACTCATCATCAGTTCAAGCACCAACTGATTCAGCTAATGATTCAGCTGCTGTAGGAGTAAGGTTCAGGAGAAGGTCATCAAGAAGACAATCAAGAAAGCAAGAAAACAATAACAATGATGGAGGTGTTGCTACAAGAATGGGAAATGTCAAAAGTGCCCCTAAGAAGAAATGGGAGGAGATGACATTGAATGAGAAGGCAGTGGAACTATACATGGGAGAAAAGGGTGCACTGTTTTGGCTCAACAAGTTTGCATatgcatcaatattcataatgaTTGGTGCTTGGATTTTGTTCAGGTTTGTTGGTCCTGCACTCAATCTTTATCAGCTAGATTCTCAACCATTGAACCCTTCTGATGTATTCAAGGGATCTTAA